The sequence below is a genomic window from Armatimonadota bacterium.
GCGATTCAATGCAGTATTAGAGAAACTAAAAGTTGCATCCGAAGACTATAGCCGGCAGAAGCTCAGCAGGGAAGACTATTACCAAGAATGCAAAGATGCTGATGCAGAGGCAGAGGGGCTTGCGACGTTTATTTCAAGCCAAAATAGCTCTGACAATCTAAAAGAGGTGCTTCCCAGAGCTGTGCTTGCGACAAGTCTTCTAGCTCAAGCAACTGGCAGCCTAGTCTTATATCTTGAAACCGAAAAAAAACAGTATATGGAGCAGGCGTCGATTTTACAGGATGAAGCAAAAGCAGAGTTAGCAGCCTTTCTCAGCGCAATAAGGCAAAGATAACATAAAAGTTTAGTCAAATGTCTTTTATGGAGAGAGGTTTTGTAATGAATGGAGTTGCATCCGCCGGCAAGACAATTATTGCCATAGGGGTGTTGTTGATAGTAATCGGCGGGATTATTCTCCTGCTGTCGAAGGTTTCGGGCGGGCGAGGACATCCGTTGCCCGGTGATATAGCCATTCGGTGGGGAAATGTAAGGATTTATTTCCCAATTGTTACCAGCATAGTGATTAGCATTGTGCTGACACTGCTTTTCATGGTTTTCTCATGGTTGAGCAGAAAATAAATGTAGCAGGACCATGCGGCTAAGCGAGTTTGATTATGATTTGCCGCCTGAGCTTATCGCTCAGGAGCCGCTGCCGGAAAGGGATAAATCAAGGCTGCTCGTATTGTTTCGCAAAACGGGCCGCATCGAACACCGATATTTTTATAATCTTCCTGAGTACCTGAATCCTGGCGACCTTCTGGTGATGAACAACACGAGAGTAACTGCTAAGCGGCTCAGGGGAGTTAAGCCAACAGGCGGCAAAGTCGAGGCTCTTTTGCTACACGAGGTCGGCCCAAATAAGTGGGAGGCATTAGTCAAACCTGGTAGACGAGTTGAGCCTGGCACGGTTATAAACTTTGGCGATAATTTGAGTGCCGAAGTGATTGCCCGGACAAAAGAAGGTGGTCGCATCCTTGATTTTGGCGATGTTCCAGAGGTGAGAGAGGCAATCGAGCGGATCGGAGAAGTACCTCTGCCGCCATATATAAAAAAGGAACTTAGGTTAGCAGAAAGATACCAGACAGTTTACGCGCAGGTTCCAGGTTCAGCAGCAGCGCCAACTGCAGGTCTCCATTTTACGCCGAGGCTTATTTCGAAGATACGCGAAAAGGGGGTCGAAATAGCGTTCGTAACCCTCAACGTTGGCGTTGCAACGTTTCGGCCAGTAAAGACTGAGCTGATTGCCGAACATCCGATGCATCGCGAGATGATTTCTGTCTCTCCAAAAGCTGCAGAGATGGTAAATTCGGCCAAAGGGCGCATAATTGCAGTTGGAACGACTACCGCAAGGGCGCTTGAAAGTGCGGCTGTGGGCAAACGAAAAATCCAACCCATGGAGGGCGAGACAGGGCTTTATATTATTCCTGGTTATGAGTTTAAGGTTATTGATGGGTTGATAACAAACTTTCACATGCCTAGGTCTACACTTTTAATACTTGTCTCAGCTTTTGCAGGGCGAGACAATATAATGCGAGCATATGAGGAAGCAAAAAGGCTGAAGTATAGATTTCTCAGCTTTGGCGACGCAATGCTTATAGTATGACCGGGGGGTTGAGATTATATGCGTAGCCTTGAGGAATGGACAAGGTATCTTGAACGCCAAGAGCAGGCGCTGAAGGAAGCAAAAAGCGAGGGGCTAGAGAATGATAAAAACCATACTGCTCCTACCGCGGAGGGCGTTAAAGCTAAAGTTACTAAGGAGGAATCTACAGAGACAAATGCCTCTGCGCCCATACTGCCCAGAACTAAGATTGCAGCGAAATCAAGACTAAATGCAATGGCAAATCTTACCCTGACTGGCGAAGAAGTGGCACAGCGTTCATACAAGCCTTTCAAAGAAACGCGAGAACAGCTTCTCGAACGTCTGCTAGATCCTGAACTTACGCTTGAGGAAACAGCTCGTTTGCTGAACTGCTGTCCAACGACCGTTCGACGCTATACAAACAAAGGGATCTTAAAGCATATTCGCACAGGAGGCAACCAGCGGCGCTTTAAGCTGTCCGACGTACTAGAGTTTTTGGAGTCGCGCAAGGTCTCTGGAAATGAAGATTAGCGGTGGCAAAGTTTAGGAAATTTGAGCTCTGTTGGTGAACATTTATATGGAATCTCGGCTTGCATAAAATTAAGATTGAAACACTCTGGTCGCTTTATGAAAATTACAAACACACATGGCACCGTAATCGCTGAGAGAGTTGAATCAGCAAAAGACTTTCTTCCACGTTTAATCGGATTGATGGGTCGTAAGTCTCTGGCAAAAAATTCGGGATTGCTAATACATGGATGTTGTCAAGTCCACACTTTTTTCATGCGATTCCCAATCGATGTAATTTACGCTGACCGCGAGCTTCGCGTGTTGAGAGTGGACGTTAACGTACCTCCTTGGCACATCCTACCAAGATGTAACGGCGCTTTCTATGTGATTGAACTTCCTGCATGTGCAGGTAGTGTTTCCATTGGAGACAAGCTCAGGCTGGAGGATGCCTGCGGATGAGGGTTTTCATCTTCAGTGAAAGCTATGAGCCTTTGTTAAATGGAGTCGCCGTCTCTGTTGGAACGCTAGCAAAGGAGCTAAGAGCACGTGGGCATGAGATATATGTTGTGACCTCTTCCTATCGCGGCTATAAGGATTCAGACCCGCATGTTTTTCGTGTTCCTGCAATACGGACCTGGATAGACCCAACCTACCCAGTGCCAATCCCATGGTTTAATCGAATTCCAGAAAAGATTCGTGAGCTTAAGCCAGATATTATTCATACACATACACCCTGGATGCTCGGCCAAGTGGGTCTTAAATTGGCAAAACAGATGGGGATTCCTTGCGTATCAACTTGCCATACGCAATATACGGAATATATACATTATTTTCCGCTTGCTCCTCAGAAGGCAAAGCGATTGTTCATAATAAACTTGATGCGAAGATACTACAATCAGTGCAATGTGGTGATTGTTCCCTCCAAACTAACGATGGAGATGCTTCGAAGCTTTGGTGTGCAGGCCCCGATATATATTATTCCAACAGGCAATGCCCTTGATACAACGATGGATTTCAAAGCAAGGGTGCAAATCCGTCAAAAACTGGGGATTCCTGAGGATGCCCGTGTGCTTATTTATGTTGGAAGACTTGCTAAGGAGAAAAACCTACAGTTGATTTTTGAATCTTTCAATAAGCTTGCTCAGAGGCATAGTAATCTTTACTTGCTGATTGTTGGCGGCGGGCCATATGAGTCCCAAGCCAAGCAAATTGCTGCATCCCTGAAATCATCTGATCGTATTGTATTTGCTGGTGCAATGCCAAGGTGTGAAGTGGCGAAATATTATTCGGCAGGCGATATTTTTGTATTTCCTTCGACGACAGAAACCCAGGGGCTAGTACTATGTGAGGCTCTTGCTGCAGGGCTTCCTTGTGTGGCTGTTCGAGCTGGTGGAATTCCGGAAATGATAAATGACGGAGAAGAGGGCTTGCTTACTGAAGACGATGTGGAAGACTTTGCAGAGAAAATAGAGCTATTACTTATTGATGAGGAGTTGTATAAACATTTTTCTGCCTCGGCAGTCCGGAATTCTGCCCGTTTTACTCCAGCTGAAATGGCAACAAAAGTGTTGGCAGTCTACGAGTCCCTGCTTGCATGAGCTTTTATAAGAGTGGGAAATCGTGGCGTGAGATTGTTTTGTTTGCATTTCGCTGCTTTGTTTGTGTGGAATGTTACAGTAAAATAGGAGCGACTACCTTACTCCGACGAGGTAGAGCCATCCGTCCCCACAGTAGATGAGGATTTGGCGACAGTCATTAGAAGGGATGCAAGTTCGAATAACACCACCAAGGGTAAGCTTTGAGCGAATCTTTCCATCGCTTTGTATATTGTAAAGGCTGGACTTTCCGTCAGATGCAATGACCGATGAGCCTGTTGGCGAAATGGCTACAAGCCTCGGGCTGAAAAATAGGCCGCCCTTTTCCCAGAGAAGGTTTCCCTTTGCACTGTATACCTTAATTTTTCGTTCTAGCATGTGCGAACGTGAGCGGCTCAAATATTTTGCAAAGCTTATTGCAACGTATTGGCTTCGTGGAGACACGCGGGCGAATGGCTCAAAACCCTCAACTTTCTGCCGCCAAAGCAGGCGGCCTTGTGTATTCCATAGGCATACCTCTGTCACAGGTCTATGCTGTGAGCCAGGTTGAACCCCTAAGATAGTGTTTCCATCGGCACTCACTTGAAGGTCGTACTGGCGGTCATTATAATGTCCATATCGCCATAGTAGCTTACTTTTGAGGTCATAGCATGCGATTGCAGATTTTTGCCAAGTTCCCGCAACTATTCGCTGACTATCAGGAGTGAATGTTAGCGAATGAACGATGCCTTCCAGCCGCCATCGCCGCCATCGCGGACGAATTGGGTAGGGTGGGTAAAGGTAAAGGTAACATTTGCCTGTTCCAACAGCCACATAGTCTCCATTAGGAGAGACAGCAGCCGACCATATGCTGCCGGAAACATCATGCCTCCAGTATAAATTGTTATTAAGTCGGAAATAGTGAACGGTTGTACGAGTCGGATCAAGTTTTGTATATACTAATAGGCTACTGCCATTTTGAGCTATAAGGGCATCAGTTGCGCCTTCAATTTTCTTTTGCCATATCAGCCTTGCATTTTTATTGTAGAAGCGAACATTTCCTTCGGTATCCACCGTGCCGAAGTAGTTGCCGCCGGGCGCAATTGTAAGAGAAACTGGCGGCTTTATTGGGCGTTTCCAAATGAGATGTAAATCGTCACCAACTGCTCCATTTATTCCTGCAAAGAGTAAAAGGATAATGGCAGCGATAGCGACGCAGGGGATTCGTTTGGGCAAAGGTATTACTGCTGTGATTCTTGCACCATGCGTATGAAATATTCGTGAATCCTGGTATCGGTGGTCAGCTCGGGATGGAAGGCTGCCCCCAGCAGATTTTTTTGCTTTACAAAAACAATCTTTTCGTTGCATCGCGCAAGTACCTCCACGCCGGGATTTGCTTTCTCGACATATGGGGCGCGAATGAAGATTGCACGGAATGGCGGTTTGCCGAGCGCTTCAATATCCAAATCTACTTCGAAGCTGTCCACCTGTCGCCCAAATGCATTGCGAAGAACTGTTACATCGAGCAGTCCTAACCTGTGTTGATCACTACCGACGATTTCTTTCGCAAGCAGTATCAGACCAGCGCAAGTTCCAAAAATTGGCATACCCCGCCCGGCAGCCTCGATAATCTTCTTGTCGAGATCGTACCGGGCGAGGAGTTTGCCTATGGTGGTGCTTTCGCCGCCGGGGATTATTAGCCCCTGAACGGAGTCGAGCTCTTCATGCGTTCGCACAGGTGTTGCCTGCTTGCCGCATAGTTTAATGGTATCAATATGTTTTTGAAAAGCCCCCTGGAGTGCGAGGACTCCGATTTTTAGCGTTTTACCCAACTCCTACCAACCTCGAACTGAAAGGAGTTCGTTTTCTGGAATCTGCCGAATGTCAAGACCAGGCATTGCGCTGCCTAGGCCCATGGAAAGTTCGGCAAGGATCTCGGGTTTGTCATAATAAGTCGTTGCGTCTACAATTGCCTTTGCACGCTTCACGGGATCCTCCGACTTAAAAATGCCCGAGCCGACAAAAATGGCTTCTGCACCGAGTTGCATCATGAGCGCTGCATCTGCAGGGGTAGCTATACCTCCAGCCGAGAAGTTTGGCACAGGGAGCTTGCCTGTTTCCGCAACCTCAAGCACCAATTCGTATGGTGCATTCATGTTCTTTGAGTATGCCATAATCTCATCACGACGCATGGATTGTAGTCGGCGGATTTCAGACATTACTGACCGCATGTGCCTGACTGCCTCTACAATGTTTCCAGAGCCGGCTTCACCCTTCGTGCGAATCATTGCCGCACCTTCACCAATGCGCCTTAGGGCTTCTGCAAGATCACGGCACCCACAGACAAAAGGCACTTTAAACTGGTGCTTGTCAATATGGTGCATTTCGTCAGCCGGCGTGAGCACTTCGCTCTCGTCAATGTAATCAACACCAAGCGCCTCCAGAATCTGTGCTTCAACGAAGTGGCCAATCCTCACTTTTGCCATTACTGGGATGGTAACAGCATCCATGATTTCTTTAATTTTAACAGGGTCAGCCATTCGCGCCACGCCGCCCTCACGGCGGATGTCGGCTGGGACTCTCTCAAGCGCCATAACTGCAACTGCGCCGGCTTCTTCGGCAATTTTAGCTTGTTCGGCGTTCGTTACATCCATAATAACGCCGCCTTTTAGCATCTCTGCCAGGCCAACTTTTGTCCGCCATGTGGATTTTTGAACATCCGTCATAACCTATCACCCCCTTGATTTTGGCTCACTCGCTTTCAGCCATCTTGAGCAGCCTTTCCCATTGGGTATCAACCTCTTTCTGGATTTCTTCAATAATCCATTGGTTCTCCGGCTTCATAAGATGACGGTATTTTGTCTGCTCTTTTAAGAACTCTGTGATTGGCAGCTTTTCCTTTGGCTTGTAGGTGAGCCTGTATTTTCCATTCTCAACCTCATATAAAGGCCAGTAGCATGAATTTACCGCGTCGCGTGCAATCTGTATTGCCTTTTCTGGCGGGAAAGCCCATCCAAGACGGCATGGAGACAAGACATTAATAAATGTTGGACCATCCGTATTGAGGGCTTTCTGAACTTTAGTGACAAAGTCGTTCCAATGGCTTGGCGAAGCCTGCGCACAGTATGGAATGTTGTGTGCAACCATTATCGCAGTCAAGTCTTTGCTTCTTTGTTTCTTTCCATAGGATGCTTTGCCAACGGGTGATGTGGTTGTTTCTGCACCCAATGGCGTAGCGCTAGATCGCTGAATACCTGTGTTCATGTAAGCCTCGTTGTTGTAGCAGATGTAAAGCATCCTATGTCCGCGTTCCATCGCTCCTGATAGCGATTGTAGCCCAATGTCGTACGTTCCACCGTCGCCGCCGAATGCAATGAAGCGAATTTCTTTGTCAAGCTTCCCTTGTTTCTTTAGTGATCTGTAGGCCGCTTCCACGCCGCTTATTGTTGCCGCCACATTTTCGAAGGCACTGTGAATGAAGGGTACTCTCCAGGCGCTAAATGGGAAAATGGTTGTTGCTACTGACATACATCCCGTTGCCGCGCCAACTACCACTGGGGTATCCGTCGCAGCCAAAGCCTGACGTATTATTGTAGGGAATGTGCATCCGGCGCACGCTCGATGTCCACCAGAGAGCAATTCACCTTTTTTTGCTAGTTCTTTTAGATTTGCCATTTTTTTCTCCTTTACTCACGTACTCCAAGGTAGTTAATTGCCTTGTAGGGGCGCTTGCCATTCTTGGAGATTGCTTCAAGTTCCTCGTAGACAGAGGCTATGTGGCTGAGGTTAATGTCTCGACCACCTAGACCGTAAACGTAGTTCACGGCCGTAGGACGTTTTTCGCAATCATAAAGTGCAGAGCGAATCTCGGCATAAAGTGGGCCGCCGGTTCCAGCCACGGCGTCTGAACGATCGAGGACTGCAACCGCTTTCATTCTGCACAATATTTCGGCTATTTGCTTCTCAGGGAATGGCCGGAACACGCGAAGCTTAAGCATTCCTGCTTTCATGCCTTTCTTGCGCAATTCGTTAATAACGACCTTCGCTGTGCCAGCAGTGGAGCCGAGGACAACAATTGCGAGTTCTGCATCATCTAGGTAATACTCTTCAAATAAGCCATACTTTCTGCCAAACTTCTCTCCAAATTCTGCGCCGATTTTTTCAATGATTGGAAGAGCATGGAACATTGGCTCAATTTGGGAGCGTTTGTGCTCGAAGTAATAGTCAGTGAAGTCTAGCGAGCCTATGGTAATTGGATGCTCCACATCGAGCAATGCATACTTCGGTTTGTATTCGCCGATAAAATCTCTGATGTCTTTGTCGTCGTAAACTTCGACCGGTTCCATGCCGTGGCTGATGATGAAACCATCATAATTGACCATTACTGGAAGTTGGATATCGTCATGCTCGGCAATTCTGACCGCCTGAAATAGGTTGTCATAGACCTCTTGTGCATTTTCTGAGAATATCTGTATCCAACCAGAGTCGCGCGCTCCCATAGAATCGCTATGGTCGCAGTGAATGTTAATAGGAGCGCTTAATGCTCTATTAACCATTGGCATTACAATTGGCAGTCTCAAGCCTGATGCTATATACAGCATCTCCCACATTAATGCTAAGCCTTGCGATGAAGTAGCAGTCATTGTGCGAGTGCCTGCGGCTGCCGCACCAATTGTTGCGCTCATGGCGCTATGTTCGCTCTCCACGGTAATTAGCTCGGTGTTAACCAGTCCATCAGCAACATAGCTGGCGAATATCTGCATGACTTCGGTTTGCGGAGTAATGGGATAAGCAGCAACCACATCGGGGTTAATCTGCTTCATTGCCATTGCCGCTGCTTCGTTGCCCGTAAGGGCGATTCTTTCTTTGGTAGTCGTAGCCAATTTTGTCCTCCTAACCTTCCGTCACTTCGTCATATGCTCGCTGGATTGCTTTGATATTTCCCTCAATAATTTCAGGCCTTGAGCGGAATTTCTTCTCCAGTTTTTTGCGTGTGTCTTTGAGCATTTCTTCAAAGTCTAGTAGGCCTGTAACTTTTACAAGTGCGCCCATCATCGGTGTGTTGGGGATATCCCTACCAATCGTTTCGCGAGCAATTTTTGAAGCATCAACTGTGTAAACTTTTTGTCCATTAAGCTTCAGCATCTCACGAAATTTGGAAGCCGGTAGGCTGCTGTTAATCAGTATTATTCCGTTTTCTGGCAGACCCTGCGTCACATCGATGTTGCCGATAAGAGTTGGGTCGAGCACAACTACGATATCGGGCGACGTAACGTGGCAGTGCAAGGTGATAGGCTGGTCGCTGATTCGGTTGAACGATTGGACGGGCGCCCCCATCCTTTCAGGGCCATACTCGGGGAATGCTTGCATGTATTTTCCTTGTCCGAGCACGGCTTCTCCAAACAGTAGCGCAGCCGTTTTGGCACCTTGCCCACCTCGGCCGTGCCACCGTATCTCGGTTAGCTTTGACATTTTTAGATGCCTCCCTTTTATTTGTAACAAGCGACGGGTGACGGGTAAGGAAGTATTTTCCTCGAATTGTGTGAGGCACTAGCCGATTACTCGTCACTCGTTACTCGTTATCTTACATTTCCCGTCTCCACTCGAGGGCGCGAATAAGCGTTGCTTGGTCTGCATAATCCAAATCACCTCCAACCGGCATGCCGTGGGCGATTCTGGTAACTTTTACACCCATGGGTTTTAGGATGCCAGCCAAGTACATTGCTGTAGTATCACCCTCGATGGTCGGGTTTGTCGCCAAGATAATTTCTTTAACGTTGTTTTCTATGACCCGTTGCTGAAGCTCGCGGATTCGAAGCGTCTCAGGGCCAATGCCGTCCATCGGTGAAATAAGACCTTGAAGGACGTGATAGGTCCCCCGAAATTCGTTCGTCTTCTCCATGGCAATGACGTCGCGCGGTTCAGCAACCACACAAATAGTTGTTTTATCTCTCTTGTCGCTTCGGCATATATCGCAGATATCTTCATCTGCGAAGTTACAGCATATTTTGCACTGGGTAATGCGTTCCTTGACTTCTTTGATAGCTTCTGCTAGGGTGGCGACCTCATCAGGCGGAGCCTGTAGAATGTAAAATGCAAGCCTTTGCGCTGACTTCGGTCCTATGCCCGGCAGTTTTTCAAGAGCACCTACCAGTTTAGCTAGCGGTTTTGCGTAGTACATTATTTACTCAACCAACAAAATTAGAAAACTGAGTATTGCAAACCTAGACTATGGTCTCTTTGTTTTACATAATGCCTGGAATGGGCAAGCCCCCCGTGGCCGCCTCCATCTTTTTCGCTTTTATTTCATTTGCTTTTCTTATCGCCTCTCTGACGGCACTTGTGACGAGATCTTCTAGCATCTCAACGTCGTTGGGGTCTACAACTTTAGGGTCGATCTTTACTTCTACAATTTCGCCCTTTCCAGTTGCAACCACTTTTATCATGCCGCCGCCTGAGGTAGCTTCTACTCTCTCTTCGTTGAGTTCCTCAGCAGCTCTTTCGATATCTTCATATAGTTTTTTTATTTGCTTCATCATGCCGCCTAGGTTTCCAAGTCCCCCTAGGTTGGCGAATGGATTGCTCATCGTATCCTCCTAAAAATTCCAAGAAGCCTGTTAGTCGTCCACAAGCTCTCCTTCGAACATATCGAGCACGCTGCGAAGTGTTTCGTTGTCATCAGTAGCTGCAGCTGGCTCTTGGAATGGGTCCGGCAAGTCTTCCTCTTCCTCTGGCTTTGGGATCGTCCGCCTAGGAGCTGCTTGTTCGGACGCTGTCTCGCAAATTATCGGAATGTTCGGTGTCCCAAAAACTCGTTCAAAAGCCATTTGGAACGCACGCCGTTTTGATGGAGTGTCAGGCTTCTCCTTCTCGTTCATTATTAATACACAGTGCCCTTCGTGTTTGAAGTGCAAGACAAGTGCATTTCCACGTATAGCCGCCGGTTTGCTCTCACTGAAGAGTACGTGCGCCGGCAGACTTATGCTCCGAACGTGTTGGAGAACCTGGTTCCATTTTTCCAATATTGTATCAAATTCTGGTATTTTTTTCTCGTCGGTTGCTTGTTTTGCCGAAGATGCAGGTCTTGCTTGTCGGATTTCAGGCTGAGTCGATGTTGGCTTCTCACGCCTGTCGGGCTGTGAAGTCGTTTGGGATGGTTCGCTCGGCGCAGAGGCAGGAACAGCTATCTTAGCTTGCTGAGGATTGGCGATTCTGATTGCTTTTAGAAATGCCATCTCGGTGATGAGACGGTGTTGGTCGCTTAAGCGGGCCTCACGCTCAGCTTCCAAGAATGTCTCTACAAGGTTTATTAATTCGGCCTTTTTGAATTTTGCTGCTTGCTGAGCCAACCTTTCTGATGCTTCCTTGCTTGTGCCGAGCACATACTGGTCCTTGGTTACTGAAGCGAATAGAAGGTTTCGAAAGTGCTCAGCAAGAGAACGGAGAAGTTGGCGCAGGTCTTTTCCAGATGCCACCGCCTCTGCTGCCATCTCGAATGCCCCGGGCTCGTCTCCTTCGGCGATGACATCGGCCATTCGGAATAGAAAATCCTGGGTAACTGTGCCAAGAACTTTGTAGACGTCATCTACTCGGAGCTCGCCATCCGTATAGGCAAGCACTTGTTCCATTAGGCTTAATCCATCTCGCCACGAACCGTCTGCATTTAGGGCAATGAGGTCAAGTGCTGCATCTTCGGCTTTGATGCCTTCGCTATTTGCCACATAAGCAAGCCTAGCTCGGATATCTGCAATCGACCCACGTCGAAAGTCAAATTGCTGACATCTAGACCTGATGGTAATTGGTATTTTATGGGGCTCGGTAGTTGCAAGGACAAAAATGACATAGGATGGAGGCTCTTCCAACGTTTTAAGGAATGCATCTTTTGCGTCACCTGAAAGCTGGTGTGCCTCATCGATGATAAAAACCTTGTAGCGAAGAGCCATCGGGGGAAATTTTACGTTCTCGCGAATCTTTGCAACATCGTCAACTCCACGGTTGGATGCAGCATCCATCTCGATAATATCGATTGCCGTTCCCTCATTTATGCTTTTGCATGCGGCACATTCGTTGCAGGGATTTGGAGTTGGTCCCTTCTCACAATTGAGAGCCTTGGCAAGCAAGCGAGCTGTTGTGGTTTTCCCAGTGCCCCTTGTCCCGCAAAATAAATATGCGTGTCCAATTTTCCCGAGTTTGATGGCGTTCTGAAGGGTCCTGGTGATGTGCTCCTGCCCCATTACCTCTTCGAAAGTTTGCGACCTGTATTTTCTGTAGAGTGAGACGTATGCCATTTTTCTTAGTTGACACGAAAATAGCAGTATCCTTGTTGGGATACTGCAAAGCAAATTACCGAATAAGTTTGATCGTGCACCTGCTTTCGATAAGGCACCCCAAGTGATACCGCACGTAGCCAACTCCGGCCAGGAAACCCTGCGGCACACGGGCGAACTTACTTACCGCTGCTTCCTTCCGGACCTGACGGGGTTCATAAGCCGGCCGTTGCGCAGGACCCGGCCATCAGCGCCGCTTGCGGCGGCCGAACCTCAAAGTGCCAGACCTCGAGCAGGAATTCGACCCCGCTATAGCGGATTGCGGGTACAGGGCACCGCTAGCTCCCCGTCTAGCACGATCAAACACTTTAATAATTATACCAGGTCGTTCTTAATATTACCAGTCCGCTAGATTATATCTTCGCGCTTTAGGATAATGACTTTCTTTATCTTTCGGAGGCCCTTGACCGAGTTGTCGGGGTAGTTCTTTACAATAATTCCTTCGCCGCTCCAGCCTACTATGTCTTGTATATCGCGTGCGGCGTTGCGTGGATTGAAGAAAATGCTAAGTTTATATTTGCTGGCTCTAAGCGGATATTGCTTTGGGTCTTTGCTTAGGTCATATTCGCGCGAGAATCTTCCGCCACGCACGACTATGCCGTGGATTCCGGTGTCGTAAACAAGGGTTTGGTTTGGATCAACTTGCCAGCTTGCCTCTTCTAGGGTCGGCTCTTTGTAGCCGAAATCGGTTAAAGTAACTTCCACTCGTGCGCCATCCGGGAGGTTCGTGTGCCCGCTTATGAGAAACTGTTTGGGGCCAAGCCGCCGGAATGTCGCCTCAAAGTTTACAGCTAATGGATGGTTGGCTAGCTTGCTGCGCTCCATTTGTTGGATTACTATTCGATCGTAATTCCTCTTTGAGATAGCAAGATCATACGATGCGTCAGGATCGTTTGGATTTTGCTTGAGCCTGCGCTTGGCGTCGGCTATGCAGTGCTTCCATTGAGCAATGCTTTCGTCTATCCTCCCAGCCCTTTCAAGTGCGTGCGCCACACACCTTTGGACGCGCCCGGGTGCCCCGCGTTCCTGCGCCTGCTTGAGCCAATATGCCGCTTCGTCATAGTTGAGAACCTTCAAGAAGTACATCGTAAAGCCCATTTCGAAATAAAGATCCCAGAGCTCGGAATTGTTTTGTATCCCTTCAAGCAAGAACTTCATGCCGGGATAGAGATATCTTCTATCTGCACGCTCTTCAAAATCTACAAAGTTATAAGCCAAGTGCCATGCCCCAACCGAATATACAACAAGCTGGTGAGGATCAAGCCAGGTAATCATTCGGCTAAGTGGAACAATTGCGTCATAATTGCCGGTATGAAAGAAGTCATTCGCACGAACCCAAAGGAGTCCTGCTACGACTTCGCGAAAGCCAATAACCGTTCCAAACACAAATTGGCTTGGAAGAACAACGGGGTTCGACCCAAATTCGGTAACTACGGAAGCAACA
It includes:
- the recR gene encoding recombination mediator RecR; the protein is MYYAKPLAKLVGALEKLPGIGPKSAQRLAFYILQAPPDEVATLAEAIKEVKERITQCKICCNFADEDICDICRSDKRDKTTICVVAEPRDVIAMEKTNEFRGTYHVLQGLISPMDGIGPETLRIRELQQRVIENNVKEIILATNPTIEGDTTAMYLAGILKPMGVKVTRIAHGMPVGGDLDYADQATLIRALEWRREM
- a CDS encoding 2-oxoacid:acceptor oxidoreductase family protein, producing MSKLTEIRWHGRGGQGAKTAALLFGEAVLGQGKYMQAFPEYGPERMGAPVQSFNRISDQPITLHCHVTSPDIVVVLDPTLIGNIDVTQGLPENGIILINSSLPASKFREMLKLNGQKVYTVDASKIARETIGRDIPNTPMMGALVKVTGLLDFEEMLKDTRKKLEKKFRSRPEIIEGNIKAIQRAYDEVTEG
- the dnaX gene encoding DNA polymerase III subunit gamma/tau, whose translation is MAYVSLYRKYRSQTFEEVMGQEHITRTLQNAIKLGKIGHAYLFCGTRGTGKTTTARLLAKALNCEKGPTPNPCNECAACKSINEGTAIDIIEMDAASNRGVDDVAKIRENVKFPPMALRYKVFIIDEAHQLSGDAKDAFLKTLEEPPSYVIFVLATTEPHKIPITIRSRCQQFDFRRGSIADIRARLAYVANSEGIKAEDAALDLIALNADGSWRDGLSLMEQVLAYTDGELRVDDVYKVLGTVTQDFLFRMADVIAEGDEPGAFEMAAEAVASGKDLRQLLRSLAEHFRNLLFASVTKDQYVLGTSKEASERLAQQAAKFKKAELINLVETFLEAEREARLSDQHRLITEMAFLKAIRIANPQQAKIAVPASAPSEPSQTTSQPDRREKPTSTQPEIRQARPASSAKQATDEKKIPEFDTILEKWNQVLQHVRSISLPAHVLFSESKPAAIRGNALVLHFKHEGHCVLIMNEKEKPDTPSKRRAFQMAFERVFGTPNIPIICETASEQAAPRRTIPKPEEEEDLPDPFQEPAAATDDNETLRSVLDMFEGELVDD
- the porA gene encoding pyruvate ferredoxin oxidoreductase, encoding MAMKQINPDVVAAYPITPQTEVMQIFASYVADGLVNTELITVESEHSAMSATIGAAAAGTRTMTATSSQGLALMWEMLYIASGLRLPIVMPMVNRALSAPINIHCDHSDSMGARDSGWIQIFSENAQEVYDNLFQAVRIAEHDDIQLPVMVNYDGFIISHGMEPVEVYDDKDIRDFIGEYKPKYALLDVEHPITIGSLDFTDYYFEHKRSQIEPMFHALPIIEKIGAEFGEKFGRKYGLFEEYYLDDAELAIVVLGSTAGTAKVVINELRKKGMKAGMLKLRVFRPFPEKQIAEILCRMKAVAVLDRSDAVAGTGGPLYAEIRSALYDCEKRPTAVNYVYGLGGRDINLSHIASVYEELEAISKNGKRPYKAINYLGVRE
- a CDS encoding pyruvate ferredoxin oxidoreductase (catalyzes the formation of acetyl-CoA from pyruvate and coenzyme A); this encodes MANLKELAKKGELLSGGHRACAGCTFPTIIRQALAATDTPVVVGAATGCMSVATTIFPFSAWRVPFIHSAFENVAATISGVEAAYRSLKKQGKLDKEIRFIAFGGDGGTYDIGLQSLSGAMERGHRMLYICYNNEAYMNTGIQRSSATPLGAETTTSPVGKASYGKKQRSKDLTAIMVAHNIPYCAQASPSHWNDFVTKVQKALNTDGPTFINVLSPCRLGWAFPPEKAIQIARDAVNSCYWPLYEVENGKYRLTYKPKEKLPITEFLKEQTKYRHLMKPENQWIIEEIQKEVDTQWERLLKMAESE
- a CDS encoding YbaB/EbfC family nucleoid-associated protein is translated as MSNPFANLGGLGNLGGMMKQIKKLYEDIERAAEELNEERVEATSGGGMIKVVATGKGEIVEVKIDPKVVDPNDVEMLEDLVTSAVREAIRKANEIKAKKMEAATGGLPIPGIM